The following coding sequences are from one Lolium rigidum isolate FL_2022 chromosome 6, APGP_CSIRO_Lrig_0.1, whole genome shotgun sequence window:
- the LOC124666481 gene encoding scarecrow-like protein 14 produces MGEMPEEHLVRPEPAYPCFLSDLPPTLDGDGSSFDDLSLPYIARLLMEDNLEDRFFYMYPDHPALLRAQLPFAQILAEDSGSSNGGGAGNSDSPSCSDATAPALSGSGAAGDIHGGSAFLDVQQDQSKIVAFPSQTTSGFFKCLLPADQEMLNLAFLKGMEEAKKFLPSNGSFAVESEEAVDRVLAGGRRKSRYDGEAEVGRASKLMMPELEEDGARDLLDQMMFQEDGICMKGLANDLPHTAIGKKKKSGNKKKKAQRRSGDSDEMVDLQTLLLRCAQAVSNDDRRSTTELLKQIKAASSPKGDAAQRLAHYFVEGLEARLAGTGSQLYQSLVARPIMVVDFLKAQHLFMSACCCKRVAYTFANKTIYDAAAGKSRLHIVDYGLNYGVQWPGLLRALAAREGGPPEVRITGIDLPQPGFHGDYHIHATGRRLSSCARMLGVPFKFRGIGAKRETIKVEDLDIDRGEVLIVISLCHFRNLMDEQDLGFAGPNPRDQVLSNIREMRPDMFIHGILNGSYGATYFPTRFREALFHYSAQFDLLDATVPRESNERMLLERDLFGRSILNVVACEGADRVERPEIYKQWQLRNHRAGLRQLPLVPEVVQLVLDKVKDNYHKNFVVDADQRWLVHRWKGRVLYAWSTWVADDVASDS; encoded by the coding sequence ATGGGCGAGATGCCGGAGGAGCACCTCGTGCGGCCGGAGCCGGCCTACCCGTGCTTCTTGAGCGACCTGCCGCCGACGCTCGACGGCGACGGTAGCTCGTTCGACGACCTGTCCCTCCCCTACATCGCGCGGCTGCTCATGGAGGACAACCTCGAGGACCGCTTCTTCTACATGTACCCCGACCACCCCGCGCTCCTAAGGGCGCAGCTGCCCTTCGCCCAGATTCTCGCCGAAGACAGCGGtagcagcaacggcggcggcgccggcaacTCTGACTCGCCGTCCTGTTCCGACGCCACTGCGCCGGCTTTGAGCGGCagcggcgccgccggagacatccACGGCGGGTCGGCGTTCTTGGATGTCCAGCAGGATCAGTCCAAGATCGTCGCCTTTCCTTCCCAGACCACCTCTGGTTTCTTCAAATGCTTGTTGCCCGCCGACCAGGAGATGCTCAACCTGGCGTTCCTCAAAGGCATGGAGGAGGCCAAGAAGTTCTTGCCGAGCAACGGTAGCTTCGCCGTGgagagcgaggaggcggtggACCGAGTGCTCGCGGGAGGCCGCAGGAAGAGCAGGTATGACGGGGAAGCGGAGGTGGGCAGGGCCAGCAAACTGATGatgccggagctggaggaggatggTGCGCGCGACCTGCTCGACCAAATGATGTTCCAGGAAGACGGGATATGCATGAAGGGGCTAGCAAACGACCTACCGCACACCGCCAtaggcaagaagaagaagagcgggaacaagaagaagaaggcgcaGCGGCGAAGCGGTGACAGTGACGAGATGGTGGACCTGCAGACGCTGCTGCTGCGCTGCGCGCAGGCGGTGTCcaacgacgaccgccggagcacgacGGAGCTGCTGAAGCAGATCAAGGCGGCCTCGTCCCCGAAAGGCGACGCGGCGCAGAGGCTGGCGCACTACTTCGTCGAGGGGCTGGAGGCGCGGCTGGCGGGCACGGGAAGCCAGCTGTACCAGTCGCTGGTGGCGAGACCTATCATGGTGGTCGACTTCCTCAAGGCCCAGCACCTTTTCATGTCCGCTTGCTGCTGCAAGAGGGTGGCATACACCTTCGCCAACAAGACcatctacgacgcggcggcgggcaAGAGCCGGCTGCACATCGTGGACTACGGCCTGAACTACGGGGTCCAGTGGCCGGGCTTGCTGCGCGCGCTGGCGGCCAGGGAAGGCGGGCCGCCGGAGGTGAGGATCACCGGCATCGACCTCCCGCAGCCTGGGTTCCACGGAGACTACCACATACACGCGACAGGCCGCAGGCTCAGCAGCTGCGCCCGCATGCTCGGGGTGCCGTTCAAGTTCCGCGGCATTGGAGCCAAGCGAGAGACGATAAAGgtcgaggacctggacattgaccgaGGTGAGGTGCTCATCGTGATCAGCCTCTGCCATTTCAGGAACCTGATGGATGAGCAAGACCTCGGCTTCGCCGGCCCGAACCCCAGGGACCAGGTCCTCAGCAACATCAGGGAGATGCGGCCGGACATGTTCATCCACGGCATTCTCAATGGCTCCTACGGCGCTACCTACTTCCCGACGCGGTTCAGGGAGGCGTTGTTCCACTACTCGGCGCAGTTCGACCTGCTGGATGCGACGGTGCCGAGGGAGAGCAACGAGCGGATGCTGCTGGAGCGAGACCTCTTCGGGCGGTCCATCCTGAACGTCGTCGCCtgtgagggcgccgaccgggtggaGCGGCCGGAGATATACAAGCAGTGGCAGCTGCGGAACCACCGGGCAGGGCTGAGGCAGCTGCCGCTGGTTCCAGAGGTTGTTCAGCTCGTGCTGGATAAAGTCAAGGACAACTACCACAAGAACTTCGTTGTGGATGCTGATCAGCGGTGGTTGGTGCACAGATGGAAGGGCCGGGTGCTCTACGCATGGTCAACATGGGTTGCAGATGATGTTGCCTCAGACTCTTAG